A stretch of the Gracilinanus agilis isolate LMUSP501 chromosome 4, AgileGrace, whole genome shotgun sequence genome encodes the following:
- the KRT20 gene encoding keratin, type I cytoskeletal 20 encodes MDFSPRSFHRSSSSSSGQPGLNMNVVALNKRAVANFYAPSVYGGAGGQGTRISQTKFQANYGGRFGGSTFSGDEKLAMQNLNDRLANYLEKVRSLEQSNANLDLKIRQWYEKNSSFISPDHSAYYKTIEDLRNQIKAAQLANARCLLQLDNYKLTSEDFRLKYEAEYGMRMSVEADLQGLKKVFDDFTLRKTDLEIQIENVNEDLAFLKKNHQEEIAVLHKQLGKTVNVEVDASPGQDLAAIMNEMREKYKIMAEKHLQEAKEQFEKQINILQEEVTVSTTEIKANEAQVTELRRKHQSLEIELQSLYSMKQSFERALEETNTRYGLLLKQNQELIRSLEAQLMQVRTETERQNEEYKILFDIKTHLEMEIATYRRLLEGEDIRTTELPMMCVSERNVDMRKTRKIKTLVEEMVDGKVVSSEIKEIEEEI; translated from the exons ATGGATTTCTCTCCTAGAAGCTTCCAtagaagcagcagcagctccTCTGGCCAGCCCGGTCTCAACATGAATGTGGTAGCTCTTAACAAAAGGGCTGTGGCAAACTTTTATGCTCCCAGTGTCTATGGTGGGGCTGGAGGTCAGGGTACCCGAATTTCACAGACCAAATTCCAGGCCAATTATGGAGGTCGTTTTGGTGGAAGCACCTTTTCTGGTGATGAAAAACTGGCCATGCAGAATCTAAATGATCGTCTAGCCAACTACCTGGAAAAGGTCCGTTCTCTGGAGCAGTCCAATGCCAACCTGGATCTCAAGATCAGACAATGGTACGAGAAGAACTCTTCTTTCATTAGCCCGGACCACAGCGCCTATTACAAAACAATCGAAGACCTCCGAAATCAG ATTAAGGCTGCCCAGCTGGCCAATGCCCGTTGTCTCCTGCAACTTGATAACTATAAATTGACCAGTGAGGACTTCAGATTGAA GTATGAAGCTGAGTATGGAATGAGAATGAGTGTGGAGGCTGATCTCCAGGGACTGAAAAAAGTCTTTGATGATTTCACCCTAAGGAAGACAGACTTAGAGATACAGATCGAAAATGTAAATGAAGACTTGGctttcctcaaaaaaaatcaccaggag GAAATTGCAGTCCTGCATAAACAGCTAGGCAAAACCGTCAACGTGGAGGTGGATGCCTCTCCTGGCCAGGACCTTGCAGCCATCATGAATGAAATGAgggagaaatacaaaataatggcAGAGAAACATCTTCAGGAGGCCAAAGAACAGTTTGAGAAACAG ATTAATATTCTACAAGAAGAAGTCACAGTGAGCACCACGGAGATTAAGGCCAATGAGGCTCAAGTGACAGAGCTAAGACGAAAACATCAGAGCTTAGAGATAGAGCTCCAGTCCCTTTACAGTATG AAACAGTCTTTTGAGCGTGCCCTAGAAGAGACGAACACTCGCTATGGTTTACTGCTGAAACAGAATCAAGAATTAATACGCTCTTTAGAGGCCCAGCTGATGCAAGTCCGAACTGAAACAGAACGACAAAATGAGGAATACAAAATCCTTTTTGACATCAAGACCCATCTGGAGATGGAAATTGCCACCTATCGCCGCCTCCTAGAGGGAGAGGATATCAG AA CAACTGAGTTGCCAATGATGTGTGTTAGTGAAAGGAATGTTGATATGA GGAAAACCAGGAAGATTAAGACACTTGTGGAAGAAATGGTAGATGGCAAGGTTGTGTCATCTGaaatcaaagaaatagaagaggagatTTAA